The proteins below come from a single Rhizobium rhizoryzae genomic window:
- a CDS encoding ABC transporter permease — translation MLVFIIKRLGNAILVMLAVAMLAFLIFQLAGDPVELMVGEQTSQADKDALRKRLGLNDSMLTQYVRFVGDAVQGNFGVSYRNGQQVLPLIAERFPATLELVLVATFLSLVIGLPLGVITAIQRGKWYTESLQFLSIIGVSLPSFVVGILLILVFAVILGWAPSFGRGEVVQFGWWSTGLLTSSGRAALILPSIALSLYQITLVMRLVRAEMLEVLRSDYVKFARARGIPRWRIYFRHALRNCLMPVVTLTAMNVGSLIAFALITETVFQWPGMGMLFIQAVTFLDMPVMAAYLCIISFIFVVLNTLVDIAYAVIDPRLRTAR, via the coding sequence ATGCTGGTATTTATCATCAAGCGCCTGGGGAATGCGATCCTGGTGATGCTTGCCGTTGCCATGCTTGCCTTTCTGATCTTCCAACTCGCGGGCGATCCTGTCGAACTGATGGTGGGCGAGCAGACATCGCAGGCGGACAAGGATGCGCTGCGCAAGCGTCTTGGCCTGAACGACAGTATGCTGACGCAATATGTCCGTTTCGTTGGCGATGCGGTTCAGGGCAATTTCGGCGTCTCCTACCGGAATGGCCAGCAGGTTCTGCCGCTGATTGCGGAGCGCTTTCCGGCAACGCTCGAACTGGTGCTGGTTGCGACCTTCCTGTCGCTCGTCATCGGTCTGCCCCTTGGGGTCATTACGGCCATCCAGCGCGGCAAATGGTATACGGAGAGCCTGCAGTTTCTCTCCATCATCGGGGTGTCGCTGCCGAGTTTCGTGGTCGGCATCCTGCTCATTCTGGTCTTTGCCGTTATTCTTGGATGGGCGCCTTCCTTCGGGCGCGGCGAAGTGGTGCAGTTTGGCTGGTGGTCCACCGGTCTTTTGACCTCTTCCGGCCGCGCTGCGCTCATTCTGCCATCCATTGCGCTGTCGCTCTACCAGATCACGCTCGTCATGCGGCTGGTGAGAGCCGAGATGCTCGAAGTTCTCAGATCGGACTATGTGAAATTTGCCCGCGCCCGCGGCATTCCGCGCTGGCGCATCTATTTCCGCCATGCGCTCCGCAACTGTCTCATGCCGGTCGTGACGCTGACGGCCATGAATGTCGGATCCCTGATTGCCTTCGCGCTGATCACGGAAACTGTGTTCCAGTGGCCGGGCATGGGGATGCTGTTCATTCAGGCGGTGACATTCCTCGATATGCCGGTGATGGCTGCCTATCTCTGCATCATCTCCTTCATCTTCGTCGTGCTGAACACGTTGGTCGATATCGCCTATGCGGTGATCGATCCGCGTCTGCGCACCGCGCGCTAA